A single window of Desulfonatronum thioautotrophicum DNA harbors:
- the rplM gene encoding 50S ribosomal protein L13 → MKTYSPTAAELDREWYVVDAEDKILGRLASTIAGRLRGKHKPEFVPHMDNGDFIVVINAEKVKVTGAKLDQKMYNRHSGYMGGLKQTKLRTMLQKKPEHVLEHAVKGMLPKNRLGRALLKKLKVYPGSEHPHAAQQPKTLDF, encoded by the coding sequence ATGAAGACATATTCCCCGACAGCGGCGGAACTGGATCGCGAGTGGTACGTGGTCGACGCCGAAGACAAGATCCTTGGCCGCTTGGCGAGCACTATTGCCGGACGACTGCGTGGAAAGCATAAGCCTGAGTTTGTCCCGCACATGGACAACGGTGATTTCATCGTCGTGATCAACGCCGAAAAGGTCAAAGTCACCGGCGCCAAGCTGGACCAAAAGATGTATAATCGGCATTCCGGCTATATGGGCGGTCTGAAGCAGACCAAGCTGCGGACCATGCTCCAGAAAAAGCCCGAACACGTCCTGGAACACGCGGTCAAAGGCATGCTGCCCAAAAATCGCCTGGGGCGGGCCTTGCTAAAGAAGCTGAAGGTCTATCCCGGCTCTGAACATCCGCATGCGGCACAACAGCCGAAAACACTTGATTTTTAA
- the rpsI gene encoding 30S ribosomal protein S9 produces MSNEFFYGTGRRKSAVARTRIYPGSGQILVNNRPFDEYFPRATLQMIVRQPLNLTKTLGKFDIKATVDGGGVAGQAEALRHGISRALLAFDLELRPTLKRAGLLTRDARIKERKKYGLRSARARFQYSKR; encoded by the coding sequence ATGAGCAATGAATTTTTTTACGGAACCGGTCGCCGAAAGTCCGCCGTGGCCAGAACCCGGATATATCCGGGCAGCGGCCAAATCCTGGTGAACAATCGGCCTTTTGACGAGTATTTTCCAAGGGCAACCTTGCAAATGATCGTGCGCCAGCCCCTGAATCTGACCAAGACCCTGGGCAAGTTCGATATCAAGGCCACCGTGGACGGGGGCGGGGTTGCCGGACAGGCCGAAGCCCTGCGGCATGGGATTTCCCGTGCACTCCTGGCCTTTGACCTGGAGCTGCGCCCGACCCTGAAGCGTGCTGGTCTGCTGACCCGGGACGCCCGGATCAAGGAACGCAAAAAGTACGGCCTGCGCTCCGCCCGCGCCCGCTTTCAGTACTCCAAGCGGTAA
- a CDS encoding DUF58 domain-containing protein has protein sequence MPPDHTTHPVELGIQRIYILPSKTGAAYAILLVILLLISINYNNPPGYLLTFLLTGLGLVSLFHTHRGLSGLLVNHVPSTPVFAGDRAQFPIIVANPGRRHRYAIQAGWTRTGDAPLMDIPPMAEATFHLGLQTKTRGELRPKRVVVTTIFPLGLFRAWSWVELPLRCLVYPTPAPAALPVPVTAASGSAVSPAQRKDGDEFDGLRTYQPGDSLRRIAWKAVARRTELISKDYAGAAESREILLDWDDLPEEDVEVRLAQLCRLVLDAEAAGNIYSLRVPGQRIIAGSGLRHLHACLTLLALFPAPSRGSP, from the coding sequence ATGCCCCCCGACCACACGACGCACCCGGTGGAACTGGGAATCCAGCGCATCTACATCCTGCCATCCAAAACCGGTGCTGCCTATGCAATCCTGCTCGTGATCCTGTTGTTAATCTCCATCAACTATAACAACCCTCCCGGCTACCTGCTGACCTTTCTGCTCACCGGACTTGGCCTTGTCAGCCTCTTTCATACCCACCGCGGCCTTTCCGGGCTGCTGGTCAACCATGTGCCCAGCACACCGGTTTTCGCCGGAGACCGAGCCCAATTTCCGATCATTGTGGCCAACCCTGGCCGCAGGCACCGCTATGCGATTCAGGCCGGGTGGACGCGCACCGGTGATGCCCCGCTCATGGATATCCCTCCCATGGCCGAGGCGACCTTCCATCTCGGCCTGCAGACCAAAACCCGCGGGGAACTGCGACCGAAACGGGTCGTGGTAACCACGATCTTCCCGCTTGGTCTGTTCCGAGCCTGGTCCTGGGTTGAACTGCCTCTCCGGTGTCTGGTCTATCCGACTCCAGCCCCTGCTGCCTTGCCGGTGCCTGTCACCGCGGCTTCCGGGAGTGCTGTTTCCCCAGCCCAGCGAAAGGACGGTGATGAATTCGACGGCCTGCGGACCTACCAGCCAGGCGATTCGCTGCGGCGGATTGCCTGGAAGGCCGTGGCCCGGAGAACAGAGCTGATTTCCAAGGACTATGCCGGAGCGGCGGAAAGCCGGGAGATCCTACTGGACTGGGACGATCTCCCCGAAGAGGATGTCGAGGTCAGGCTGGCACAACTTTGCCGACTGGTCCTGGATGCCGAAGCTGCCGGAAACATCTACAGCCTGAGAGTGCCCGGCCAACGCATCATTGCCGGGAGCGGCCTGCGTCACCTGCACGCCTGCTTGACCCTTCTGGCTCTGTTCCCCGCCCCGTCCCGAGGCAGCCCATGA